One segment of Macrotis lagotis isolate mMagLag1 chromosome 1, bilby.v1.9.chrom.fasta, whole genome shotgun sequence DNA contains the following:
- the ZFP36L2 gene encoding LOW QUALITY PROTEIN: mRNA decay activator protein ZFP36L2 (The sequence of the model RefSeq protein was modified relative to this genomic sequence to represent the inferred CDS: deleted 1 base in 1 codon) gives MSAALLSAFYDLDFFCKQTEKSLSGLNLPGVLDKKAVGAPVAGPAGSGFAPGFLRRHSASNLQALAAPAPSAAAGPGRCSPKFGGGTAAGGGGGAGAYAGLKEPSGGGGGGAALLPKDAKFRDRSFSENGERSQHLLQLQQQKAGAGSQINSTRYKTELCRPFEESGTCKYGEKCQFAHGFHELRSLTRHPKYKTELCRTFHTIGFCPYGPRCHFIHNADERRPAPAGVAGGGAGAGDLRAFGPRDALPLGFPAAPREPRPKLHHSLSFSGFSSAHHQPPAGLEAPLLESPTSRTPPPASSCSSASSCSSASSCSSSASSCSSSSSSSSAAAPSCCSPTAAAAAAAAAAALLYGAGGGEDLLPAAPCAACAGGGAFAPFSGPELGGLMAPLAIHTHHLAVAAAYYRSQQPPPAAAAPASPPFSFQPLRRLSESPVFDAPPSPPDSLSDRESYLSGSLSSGSLSGSESPSLDSGRRLPIFSRLSISDD, from the exons ATGTCGGCCGCGCTGCTGTCCGCCTTCTACGACCTCGACTTCTTCTGCAAG CAGACGGAGAAGTCCCTGAGCGGCCTCAACCTCCCCGGCGTGCTGGACAAGAAGGCGGTGGGCGCGCCCGTGGCCGGCCCCGCGGGCTCGGGCTTCGCGCCGGGCTTCCTGCGCCGCCACTCCGCCAGCAACCTGCAGGCCCTGGCCGCCCCGGCCCCGAGCGCGGCCGCCGGCCCCGGGCGCTGCTCGCCCAAGTTCGGCGGCGGCAcggcggcggggggcggcggcggcgcgggcgcCTACGCGGGCCTGAAGGAGCCGtcggggggcggcggcggcggcgcggcccTGCTGCCCAAGGACGCCAAGTTCCGCGACCGCTCGTTCAGCGAGAACGGCGAGCGCAGCCAGCACCTCCTGCAGCTGCAGCAGCAGAAGGCGGGCGCGGGCTCGCAGATCAACTCCACGCGCTACAAGACGGAGCTGTGCCGCCCCTTCGAGGAGAGCGGCACCTGCAAGTACGGCGAGAAGTGCCAGTTCGCGCACGGCTTCCACGAGCTGCGCAGCCTCACGCGCCACCCCAAGTACAAGACGGAGCTGTGCCGCACCTTCCACACCATCGGCTTCTGCCCCTACGGGCCCCGCTGCCACTTCATCCACAACGCCGACGAGCGCCGCCCCGCGCCGGCCGGGGTGGCGGGCGGCGGCGCGGGCGCGGGCGACCTCCGGGCCTTCGGGCCGCGCGACGCGCTGCCGCTGGGCTTCCCCGCGGCCCCGCGCGAGCCGCGGCCCAAGCTGCACCACAGCCTCAGCTTCTCGGGCTTCTCCTCGGCGCACCACCAGCCGCCGGCGGGCCTGGAGGCGCCGCTGCTGGAGAGCCCCACGTCGCGCACCCCGCCGCCCGCCTCGTCCTGCTCCAGCGCCTCGTCCTGCTCCAGCGCCTCGTCCTGCTCCTCCTCCGCCTCGTCCTGCTCCTCGTCGTCCTCGTCCTCCTCGGCCGCGGCCCCCTCCTGCTGCTCCCCGAcggcggccgcggcggcggcggcggcggccgcggcgctGCTGTACGGGGCGGGCGGCGGCGAGGACCTGCTGCCCGCCGCGCCCTGCGCCGCCTGCGCCGGCGGCGGCGCCTTCGCGCCCTTCTCGGGCCCGGAGCTGGGCGGCCTCATGGCGCCGCTGGCCATCCACACTCACCACCTGGCCGTGGCCGCCGCCTACTACCGCAGCCAGCAGCCGCCGCCCGCCGCGGCCGCGCCCGCCTCCCCGCCCTTCAGCTTCCAGCCGCTGCGCCGCCTGTCCGAGTCGCCCGTGTTCGACGCGCCCCCCAGC CCCCCGGACTCGCTGTCGGACCGGGAGAGCTACCTGAGCGGCTCCCTCAGCTCGGGCAGCCTCAGCGGCTCCGAGTCCCCGAGCCTCGACTCCGGCCGCCGCCTGCCCATCTTCAGCCGCCTCTCCATCTCCGACGACTGA